The Candidatus Arthromitus sp. SFB-mouse-Japan genome includes a region encoding these proteins:
- a CDS encoding DUF2577 domain-containing protein — MLDANDLLVAIKRASIDAIESVKPVNIVYGKVESVSPLKVSVENKLTLTKDQLIVPNRFKIYEIDCEIESKIGIAKYDNTLKPGENIILFRMQGGQQYLVIDRVVK; from the coding sequence TTGCTTGATGCTAATGATTTGTTAGTTGCTATAAAAAGAGCATCGATAGATGCAATTGAGAGTGTAAAACCTGTAAATATAGTTTATGGTAAGGTTGAGAGTGTTAGTCCTCTTAAGGTTAGCGTTGAAAATAAATTAACCCTTACTAAGGATCAATTAATTGTGCCAAATAGATTTAAAATTTATGAGATTGATTGTGAGATTGAAAGTAAAATTGGGATAGCTAAATACGATAACACCCTCAAACCTGGAGAAAATATAATTTTATTTAGGATGCAAGGTGGTCAACAGTATTTAGTTATAGATAGGGTGGTTAAATGA
- a CDS encoding DUF2634 domain-containing protein produces the protein MIPKININLSKVNLESTIAPSKNYRMDIKKEYINGYNDLIEGVKQAVFKILNTERYKHYIYTKNYGVELDDLFGEPISYVCPEIERRILEALKMDDRIESVDTFNFEILGKGILHVTFTVHSIFGDFNTSKEVYF, from the coding sequence ATGATACCTAAGATTAATATTAATCTATCTAAAGTTAATTTAGAGTCTACGATTGCTCCTAGTAAAAATTATAGGATGGATATAAAAAAAGAATATATCAATGGCTACAATGATTTGATTGAAGGTGTTAAACAAGCAGTGTTTAAAATATTAAATACTGAAAGATATAAGCACTACATATACACTAAAAATTATGGAGTTGAATTGGATGATTTGTTTGGGGAGCCTATATCCTATGTGTGCCCTGAGATTGAGAGACGCATATTAGAAGCTCTTAAGATGGATGATAGAATTGAGTCAGTTGATACTTTTAATTTCGAGATATTAGGTAAAGGGATTTTACATGTAACTTTTACCGTACACAGTATTTTTGGAGATTTTAATACCTCTAAGGAGGTGTATTTTTGA
- a CDS encoding putative phage tail protein, which yields MRQISLIEWIPKYLQEYRELKKIMDVENPEIKQLYDEIAILMDNLFIHTCNEDGIARFEKLLDINPDVDDTLDIRITRVLSRWTDSIPYTYKGLLRKLDILCGEGNYEIELDNNAYTLKLDVLSMTIKQLQELKYMLSYMIPANIAMDLEARREVNISIYTGIGINRIKNSKVNISPHVEDLIKASFFVGAGVKRCKKIKVQINQINYKAVLGRFVCGAMKVGEINDNT from the coding sequence ATGAGGCAAATTAGTCTAATAGAATGGATACCTAAATATCTACAAGAATATAGAGAACTTAAAAAAATAATGGATGTTGAGAATCCTGAAATTAAGCAGTTGTATGATGAAATAGCAATCCTTATGGATAATCTATTTATACATACCTGTAACGAGGATGGCATAGCAAGATTTGAAAAACTCCTAGATATCAATCCAGATGTGGATGATACTCTAGATATACGTATAACTAGAGTATTAAGTAGATGGACGGATTCCATCCCTTACACTTATAAAGGATTACTCCGTAAACTTGATATCTTGTGTGGCGAAGGTAATTATGAGATTGAACTTGATAATAATGCTTATACTCTAAAACTAGATGTTTTATCGATGACAATAAAGCAATTACAAGAGTTAAAGTATATGTTATCATACATGATACCAGCTAATATAGCAATGGATTTAGAAGCCCGAAGGGAAGTTAATATATCTATATACACTGGCATTGGTATTAACAGGATCAAAAATTCAAAAGTTAATATAAGCCCCCACGTAGAAGACTTAATCAAGGCTTCTTTTTTTGTTGGTGCGGGTGTTAAGAGATGTAAAAAAATTAAAGTGCAAATTAATCAAATAAATTATAAAGCTGTTTTAGGACGTTTTGTGTGTGGGGCAATGAAGGTAGGTGAGATAAATGATAATACATAG
- a CDS encoding tape measure protein has protein sequence MIKTSIELQDNFSATIHRVIQSVSLSVSAMQELHNSVSTPVDVRAMDAVRDNLNQATIDAQALDRAFKQISTEHIAAPKLDNINWVSPNFEVFTNSGIDRFNQEISSANSLLDQLNQQQLKLSTTASQIDILPDNMISDITSVQSRIDGIRNKIIELEKIPLWQVDDSTNAQLETLRGKLAQMVSEQQALNNAVDNMDFESANRSCLQLSNTLDGAEQHIRDNMNGQDKFNRKIQEGQNQASRLTGLIKGAVGAYLGIAGMKSVLDLSDTMTSTTARLDLMNDGRQDIETLQNMIYLSAERSRGSYQDTADAVSKLGLMAGDAFSSSEEIIAFTEQLNKQFTIAGTDAAGISAAMLQLTQAMGSGVLRGEEFNSILEQAPNIIESIAEYMDVPKGALKDLAGEGKITANIVKNAMFETAEKTNAKFNSMPKTFSQIATSVQNTALMAFQPVLEKLNDVMNSDAFNTVIQNIINGLSTLANIATNAFNVLIAIGSFVADNWSIINPIIYGVVAAFAVYYGKILLVKGATLAMAAVNGVVAVAKGVLAAVTWVATSATWAQVTAQHGLNAAIYACPITWIIIAIIALIAVVFMVANAIAKFTGIATNGFSLICGGINVVIQFFWNLFKTVLNIGLGISNVVFALGHNIQTAFGNSIANVQSFFYNLLSTALNVIASIAEQLNKLPFISFDFSGITSQANDYASKAAALQANKGEYKSLTDAFNSGFNTFETFKDGWDSDAFNSGAAWGDSVGDKISGLLDGFGGNSNIPNLNDYADLSNYGGAGNTDIGAGLNDIGNGLNDIGSGVKDTAGNTGAIKDSLEITEEDLKYLRDLAERDVINRFTTAAISVNLGGVTNNVNNGMDLDGIIDKIATGVTEAVEVAAEGVHV, from the coding sequence TTGATAAAAACATCTATCGAATTACAAGATAACTTTAGTGCTACCATACATAGAGTTATCCAGTCTGTTAGTCTTAGTGTTAGTGCTATGCAAGAGTTACATAATAGTGTCAGCACACCTGTTGATGTAAGGGCTATGGATGCTGTACGTGATAATTTAAATCAAGCCACAATTGATGCTCAAGCATTGGATAGAGCTTTTAAACAAATTAGTACTGAACATATAGCAGCTCCTAAACTAGATAATATCAATTGGGTATCACCTAATTTTGAGGTTTTTACTAACTCTGGAATTGATAGATTTAATCAGGAGATATCAAGTGCTAATAGTTTATTAGATCAGTTGAATCAACAACAACTTAAATTATCGACTACTGCATCTCAGATAGATATATTACCTGATAATATGATATCTGATATTACATCTGTCCAATCGAGGATTGACGGTATAAGAAATAAAATAATCGAGCTGGAGAAGATACCACTTTGGCAGGTTGATGATTCGACCAATGCTCAATTAGAAACATTAAGAGGTAAACTTGCTCAAATGGTATCCGAACAACAGGCTCTTAATAATGCAGTGGATAATATGGATTTTGAGTCAGCTAATAGATCATGTTTACAATTATCTAATACACTAGATGGAGCTGAGCAGCATATTCGGGATAATATGAATGGTCAGGATAAGTTTAATAGGAAAATCCAGGAAGGACAGAATCAAGCTAGTAGATTAACGGGTTTGATTAAAGGGGCAGTAGGAGCGTATTTAGGTATTGCTGGGATGAAAAGTGTACTTGATTTATCTGATACTATGACCTCAACTACAGCTAGACTTGATTTGATGAATGATGGGCGGCAAGACATAGAAACATTACAAAATATGATATATTTGTCGGCGGAGAGATCTAGAGGATCATACCAAGATACTGCAGATGCCGTATCTAAATTAGGACTTATGGCTGGAGATGCATTTAGTTCGTCGGAGGAGATAATCGCTTTTACCGAGCAGCTTAATAAACAGTTTACTATTGCTGGTACAGATGCTGCGGGGATATCGGCGGCGATGTTACAATTAACTCAGGCTATGGGATCTGGAGTTTTAAGAGGCGAGGAGTTTAACAGTATTTTGGAGCAAGCTCCAAACATTATAGAGTCAATTGCTGAATATATGGATGTACCTAAAGGAGCTCTTAAAGATTTAGCAGGGGAGGGTAAAATTACAGCCAATATTGTTAAAAATGCAATGTTCGAGACTGCAGAGAAAACTAATGCTAAATTTAATTCCATGCCTAAGACTTTTTCTCAGATTGCGACGTCAGTACAAAATACCGCTCTTATGGCTTTTCAACCCGTGCTTGAAAAGTTAAATGACGTTATGAATAGTGATGCCTTTAATACTGTAATACAAAATATAATAAATGGATTATCAACCCTTGCCAATATAGCCACTAATGCTTTTAATGTATTGATAGCCATTGGCAGTTTTGTTGCTGATAATTGGTCGATTATTAATCCTATTATTTATGGGGTTGTAGCAGCTTTTGCTGTTTATTACGGTAAAATATTACTTGTTAAGGGAGCTACATTAGCTATGGCTGCAGTTAATGGCGTTGTTGCAGTAGCTAAGGGTGTGTTGGCCGCTGTAACCTGGGTTGCAACTAGTGCAACATGGGCTCAAGTTACGGCTCAGCATGGATTAAATGCAGCTATATATGCATGCCCTATAACATGGATAATAATAGCTATAATCGCCTTAATAGCAGTTGTATTTATGGTAGCAAATGCAATAGCTAAGTTTACTGGGATTGCTACTAACGGTTTTTCTCTGATTTGTGGTGGGATTAATGTAGTCATACAGTTTTTTTGGAATTTATTTAAAACTGTTCTTAATATTGGTTTGGGTATCAGTAATGTTGTATTTGCTTTGGGTCATAACATCCAAACCGCTTTTGGTAATTCGATTGCAAATGTGCAGTCGTTTTTTTACAATTTATTGTCTACTGCACTAAATGTAATTGCTAGTATTGCCGAGCAGCTAAATAAGCTACCATTTATCAGCTTTGATTTTTCAGGTATAACCTCTCAGGCTAATGATTATGCGAGCAAAGCAGCGGCATTGCAAGCGAATAAAGGTGAGTATAAATCATTAACAGATGCGTTTAATAGTGGCTTTAACACATTTGAGACTTTTAAGGACGGATGGGATTCAGATGCGTTTAATAGTGGAGCTGCTTGGGGTGATTCTGTTGGTGATAAGATATCAGGATTATTAGATGGTTTTGGGGGAAACAGCAATATACCTAACCTTAATGATTATGCGGATCTAAGTAATTATGGTGGTGCTGGTAATACTGATATAGGGGCTGGATTAAATGACATAGGCAATGGCTTAAATGATATAGGTAGTGGTGTTAAAGATACAGCAGGTAATACGGGTGCTATTAAAGATTCTCTTGAAATAACTGAGGAGGATCTAAAATATTTAAGAGATTTAGCTGAGAGAGATGTTATCAACAGGTTTACGACTGCCGCTATTAGTGTAAATCTAGGTGGTGTTACAAATAACGTAAATAACGGCATGGATCTGGATGGGATCATAGATAAAATCGCTACAGGTGTAACGGAAGCGGTTGAAGTTGCAGCAGAGGGGGTACACGTATAA
- a CDS encoding phage tail-collar fiber domain-containing protein, producing the protein MQNKNLFFEYVVLTTKSYEFVSHVVAGKQMRFTKAQIGDGEVIDPDNLANLDELINYKSDADIVGVRGDGKQAIIDININTDHVTDAFKFREVGIFAEIDGEEILYAYLNAGDKFDYLTPNEGGQTFSQTIQFVVAVGNAANVEIVFSKVDIPDASIRLSMLSDEIMDYINGIQSDISEHITNDILGSGVHGLKFDETQAKLKYNKNGAWIDIPTGQAAESEINNHKLLSILNDSGVHDFRYVVDRKKLQYKTDTGWADMEIEGTGDISVTGLTADTLRAGVTVVITRGDQEIDRIVGSYTADATATSDDIMPGKTAYANGQKITGSMIANTGDIQLSNPSIVNDRLKSPTIPDGLYKNATVSFGHNLYPESIKAGTNIYGVSGTYTNDANATSADILSGKTAYARGSKITGNISTYSGDRSISAPTISGNNLITPTISNGYYNNARLSFPKGNLSPENIKKGVNIFGVTGSMDSGRVLGALWANFWNSGGGKDTVVWDSNYLTKRSDLTLSLAQSANIVFKKSIYTTENSMFSFNYNDGYYNASQQFTMTINTSSTGQIKVCIVILLA; encoded by the coding sequence GTGCAAAATAAGAACTTATTTTTTGAGTATGTGGTATTGACTACTAAGAGTTACGAGTTTGTAAGTCACGTGGTAGCAGGTAAACAAATGAGATTTACTAAAGCTCAAATAGGTGATGGTGAGGTAATAGATCCAGATAATCTTGCTAATTTGGATGAGCTTATTAACTACAAAAGCGATGCTGATATAGTAGGTGTACGAGGTGATGGTAAGCAAGCAATTATAGATATTAATATAAATACCGATCATGTAACGGATGCTTTTAAGTTCCGTGAAGTCGGTATTTTTGCTGAAATTGATGGAGAGGAAATACTTTATGCTTATCTTAATGCCGGTGATAAATTTGATTACTTAACACCGAATGAAGGAGGTCAAACATTTAGCCAAACCATACAATTTGTAGTTGCGGTAGGAAATGCTGCAAATGTTGAGATTGTATTTAGCAAGGTAGATATACCTGATGCATCTATAAGATTATCAATGCTATCAGACGAGATTATGGATTATATTAATGGAATACAATCTGATATAAGCGAGCACATAACAAATGATATTTTAGGTTCCGGAGTTCATGGGTTAAAGTTTGATGAGACCCAAGCTAAGTTAAAATACAATAAAAATGGAGCGTGGATAGATATACCAACAGGGCAGGCCGCAGAATCCGAGATTAACAATCATAAACTTTTGTCAATCCTTAATGATAGTGGAGTACATGATTTTAGATATGTGGTAGACCGTAAAAAACTCCAATATAAGACTGATACAGGCTGGGCTGATATGGAGATCGAGGGGACTGGTGATATATCGGTCACCGGATTGACAGCTGACACCTTAAGAGCAGGGGTAACAGTTGTCATAACAAGAGGTGATCAAGAGATTGATAGGATTGTTGGATCTTATACAGCTGATGCGACAGCAACGAGCGATGATATTATGCCAGGTAAAACCGCTTATGCTAATGGACAAAAAATTACTGGATCGATGATTGCAAATACAGGAGATATACAGTTAAGCAATCCATCTATTGTAAATGATCGGCTTAAGAGTCCTACCATCCCAGATGGTTTATATAAAAACGCTACAGTATCTTTTGGACACAATCTTTATCCTGAGTCTATAAAGGCTGGAACTAATATTTATGGGGTTAGTGGTACATATACAAATGATGCTAATGCTACAAGTGCTGATATATTATCGGGTAAAACTGCTTATGCAAGAGGCAGCAAAATAACAGGTAATATTAGTACTTACTCAGGTGATAGGAGTATATCCGCTCCGACAATAAGTGGGAATAATTTGATTACTCCGACAATTAGTAACGGGTATTATAATAATGCTAGATTATCTTTTCCAAAAGGTAATCTATCGCCCGAGAATATCAAAAAAGGAGTTAATATATTTGGTGTCACTGGCTCAATGGATTCAGGGCGTGTTCTCGGTGCATTGTGGGCAAATTTCTGGAATTCTGGAGGGGGTAAAGACACGGTTGTATGGGATAGTAATTATCTAACAAAGAGGAGTGATTTAACTTTAAGTTTAGCACAATCAGCTAATATTGTATTTAAAAAATCTATTTATACAACCGAAAACTCAATGTTCAGTTTCA
- a CDS encoding XkdQ/YqbQ family protein has product MDYEIIIQNIDELYIPITEEGIIWKTERKGVPGQLDFKILDDGEIKIEEGNAVSFKVNGEKVFYGFVFTLKRDKDKLISVTCYDQLRYLKNKDTYVYNNKTAGEIIKMIAEDFEMNCGDIEDTGYKIPSRVEDNTTLFDMIQNALDLTLENKKEMYVLYDDFGKLTLKNISSLALDILVDAETGENFDYSSSIDSDTYNKVKLTFDNEDTGKRDVYISQDRENMNKWGVLQYFDTLSEGENGKAKADALLSLYNQKTKTLSINNVFGDIRVRGGSMLIVKLDLGDVVVDNFMIVDKCKHEFNKDEHFMDLTLRGGDFIA; this is encoded by the coding sequence ATGGATTATGAAATCATTATACAAAATATTGATGAGCTTTATATACCTATAACTGAAGAGGGCATCATTTGGAAGACTGAGAGGAAGGGTGTACCAGGACAGCTTGATTTTAAAATTTTAGATGACGGTGAGATCAAAATCGAGGAAGGTAATGCAGTCAGTTTTAAGGTTAATGGAGAGAAAGTATTTTATGGGTTTGTTTTTACGCTTAAAAGAGATAAGGATAAGCTTATAAGTGTCACTTGTTATGATCAATTGAGATACCTCAAAAATAAAGACACATATGTTTATAATAATAAAACTGCAGGTGAGATAATTAAGATGATTGCCGAGGATTTTGAAATGAATTGTGGAGATATTGAAGATACGGGATATAAAATTCCGTCGAGGGTCGAAGATAACACAACCCTGTTTGATATGATACAGAATGCTCTTGATTTAACACTTGAAAATAAAAAAGAGATGTATGTTTTATATGATGATTTTGGTAAGCTTACTCTTAAAAATATCTCCTCTTTGGCTTTAGATATTCTTGTCGATGCGGAGACTGGAGAAAATTTTGACTACTCATCAAGCATTGATTCCGATACGTATAATAAAGTTAAGCTTACTTTTGATAATGAAGACACAGGAAAACGAGATGTCTATATATCTCAAGATCGCGAGAATATGAATAAATGGGGTGTGCTACAATACTTTGATACTCTCTCGGAAGGAGAGAATGGAAAAGCTAAAGCTGATGCACTTCTGTCTTTATATAACCAAAAGACTAAAACTCTATCTATTAATAATGTCTTCGGGGATATACGAGTTAGAGGTGGATCTATGCTTATTGTAAAACTGGATTTAGGTGATGTAGTAGTAGATAATTTTATGATAGTTGATAAATGTAAGCATGAATTTAATAAAGATGAGCATTTTATGGATTTAACTTTAAGAGGAGGAGATTTTATTGCTTGA
- a CDS encoding baseplate J/gp47 family protein has translation MYDNISYDLILKRMLDRVPSGFDKREGSIIYDALAPAAMELMGMYIELNIILRETFGDTASRDFLIRRAKERGLTPQPATQAILKAISKPSTLDIKLGSRLSLEDLNYEIVEKIQDGEYKVRCETLGVLGNKYFGSAIPIDYIQGLESIEITELLIPGEDEEDTEIFRKRYFDSFDSKAYGGNVEDYLRKTNSIPGVGCTKVIPVWDGGGTVKLTILDANFDRANDTLIEYVQDIIDPTMDATGIGIAPIGHIVTVDTAEEVAVNISSVIVCDTGYTFASLKSKLMTVLEEYLLEIRKSWADQNNHVVRIAQIESRILAVEGIVDITNTKINRVENNLTLDKYQIPIIGDITNEAN, from the coding sequence ATGTATGATAACATTAGTTACGATTTAATATTAAAGCGTATGCTAGATAGAGTTCCGAGTGGTTTTGATAAGCGGGAGGGGTCTATCATTTATGATGCTCTTGCTCCAGCTGCGATGGAATTGATGGGTATGTATATTGAACTTAATATAATTTTACGAGAGACCTTTGGCGATACTGCGTCAAGGGATTTTTTAATTAGGAGAGCGAAAGAAAGAGGACTAACACCTCAACCAGCAACACAAGCAATACTCAAAGCCATAAGCAAACCAAGCACATTAGATATTAAACTTGGATCCAGATTATCTTTAGAGGATCTTAACTACGAGATCGTCGAAAAAATACAGGATGGAGAATATAAAGTTAGATGTGAAACCCTAGGAGTATTAGGTAATAAATATTTCGGCTCTGCGATACCAATAGATTACATTCAGGGGCTCGAGTCCATAGAAATAACTGAGTTGCTAATACCTGGAGAAGACGAGGAAGATACAGAAATATTTAGGAAAAGATATTTTGATTCCTTTGATTCTAAAGCCTATGGTGGTAATGTTGAGGATTATCTACGTAAAACTAATTCCATACCTGGAGTGGGTTGCACTAAGGTAATTCCTGTTTGGGACGGTGGTGGCACAGTAAAACTCACTATATTAGATGCTAATTTTGACAGAGCTAATGATACTCTTATTGAGTATGTGCAAGATATTATAGATCCTACAATGGATGCTACAGGTATTGGGATTGCTCCAATAGGGCATATTGTAACCGTTGATACGGCAGAAGAAGTAGCAGTTAATATTAGTAGTGTTATTGTTTGTGATACAGGTTATACTTTTGCTAGCTTAAAATCAAAATTAATGACTGTGTTGGAGGAATATCTATTAGAAATCCGTAAGAGTTGGGCAGACCAAAATAATCATGTAGTACGTATCGCTCAGATTGAATCAAGGATATTAGCTGTAGAGGGTATAGTAGATATCACAAATACTAAGATTAACAGGGTTGAGAACAATCTTACACTAGATAAGTATCAGATACCTATTATAGGAGATATAACAAATGAGGCAAATTAG